DNA sequence from the bacterium 336/3 genome:
CAAAATATTATATGGCATCAAATCACTTTCATCTGTTTGCATAGAGCTTTTAGGACGCAACTCTGCTGTAGGTTGTTGCTTATTCACATAACTGAGTGCAGAAATCGTGTATTTTTCACCAACTCCTTGGCTTTCAAGCCAACGAAGCCAATAACGCAGATATTCTTTGTCAATACCAGCAATAGGTGAAAGCCCTCCAGAAGTATCTCCATCCATAGTGGCATAACCCACAGCCGCCTCCGAACGATTGGATGTAGAAAGAAGCAAAGCATTTTTAAGATTTGCAAAAAACCAAATGCCTGGAGCTCTCACTCTTGCTTGTATATTTTGTAAAGCAATATCATCTGTTTCCCAACTTAGTTTTCTCCCCATTGCTACCTCAATAATTCTGTGATATTCTTTCACCAAATTATCAATATTTAGGTTATGGAATTCAGCTTTGAGAGCTGTAGCCAATTCTTTTGCTGCTGTAAATGTAACATCTCCACTATTTTCTGTTGCTTGGTATGCTGTTGTAATAAGCCTTTGAGCTACTTCGTCAGCATTTTTTAAGTTTTCTATGCCTTTGATATAGCCAATTTTCTTGATAAATCCTTCCCAACCTAATTCTGCAATGGCAAAATCTATGAGCATTCTACACAAACAAGTAATTGCAGAAGAGTCCGCTCCTCCACTCAAAGAAATCACAAAACCACTGGAATAACTTTTTCGCATATAATCAAAAAGCCCTAACATCATGGCTCTTGCGAATTCTTCTTCTTTAATACACTTGCTATGCTCCCAAACAGCTTCTTGTGGCAAGTTGGGTTGTGGTAAAATTTCAGGAAAATCAAAATCTACTTCTATACAGTTCCCAAAATCGTCAAGAGCTTCAAAATTATGCATTTGTATTTGAGAAAGGCGTGTAAGATTTATATCTATCACTGCCGTTGTAATATCTGCATCTTTAAAAGAAAGTCTTTCGCCAATTGCCAACAAAGTTCCATTGTTAGCAATTAAAGCCCCACCATCATAAATAGCTCTACCTGCTTCGTTTCCAAGCAAATTTGAATATACATAACTCACCCCAAAAGCTCTTGAGCCTTCCAAAACAAAGCGTTTACGAACTTCTATTTTACCAAAAGCAAAATGACTTGCACTCGGATTTAAAATTAAATCTATGCCATAATGATACAAAGCCCGCCCAGGGCGATTAGCCACCCAAGCATCTTCGCAAATTTCAAAACCAACCTTTACACCACCTACATTAAAATATAAATCCCCAACTTTATACTCTTTGTTATCTATCTTGATAGTAGTTGAGCCTTTTTGAGTCCATGCCGTAAACCAACGAGGTTCATAATGAATACCATTACCCGCTAAAAATTTCTTTGCTACAAAGCCCAAAATTTCTCCATTTGCCATTAAGCAAGCACAATTGAACAATTTATTTTGTACCAAAAGAGGCAAACCAACCGAAACTACCATATTACGAGTATAAGGAGCTATCTTTAAGAGATATTCAAGGGCTTTTTCATGGGTATTGTTTGCATAAAAAGCATCTTCACAACCATAACCAGTAATACAAAGTTCTGGAAGACAAAGAATTGAAACTTGCTCTTTTCTTCCTTGTTCTATGGCTTCTATGATGTTTTGGAAATTGCGTTCCCAATCTAAAGGAGTCTGATTTAGCACACCAGCTCCTACTTTAATGAGTTGAAGCATAATTTTTCAATCAATAATATTTTTAGAGAAATCCAAGTTGAATTGTATTGCGTATGTATGTTATCTATTTGTAAAAATAGATAAATAAGTTTCAGAAACAAATGTTTTAATTTTTTGTTATTTAGTTAGATATATCACTTATGAAAAACAGTTTTTTAATTAGTTTTGCTTGGTTAATTTTCCTCTCAGCATGTGGGCAAAACACTCCCAAACAAACACAGGCACAAAAACAGCAAGATCTAATGTCTTGTGGAAAACCTCTTGAAAATCAAACAAATGTTGCAAATATGGAATTCACTATCAAAAAATCGGAAGAAGAATGGAAAAAAAGTCTCACTGAAGAGCAATATAGGGTTTTGAGACTGAAAGGTACAGAAAGGTCTTTTACAGGCAAACTTTACAAAAACAAAGAGAAAGGTATTTATACTTGTGCTGCCTGTGGTAATGAATTATTTAAGTCAGATACTAAATTTGAATCTGGAACAGGTTGGCCTAGTTATTTTGATGTTTTACCTAAATCTGTTGTAACCTCTACAGATGTATCTCATGGTATGGTTCGCACAGAAGTAATGTGTGCCAAATGTGGTGGGCATTTAGGGCATGTATTTGATGATGGACCCAACCCTACTGGTATGCGTTATTGTATCAATTCTGTATCTATGGATTTCAAAAAAGAAGAAGATAATAAGAAAACAGAAGATAAGTAATCTATTATTTTTTAGTAGTTTTGCACCAAAACACTATTAAATTCTTACTACATTGACCATAGAAAGTCTAATCCTTTGGTTAAAGGAAAATTACATAGAAATTTTAGGTTTC
Encoded proteins:
- a CDS encoding NAD+ synthetase → MLQLIKVGAGVLNQTPLDWERNFQNIIEAIEQGRKEQVSILCLPELCITGYGCEDAFYANNTHEKALEYLLKIAPYTRNMVVSVGLPLLVQNKLFNCACLMANGEILGFVAKKFLAGNGIHYEPRWFTAWTQKGSTTIKIDNKEYKVGDLYFNVGGVKVGFEICEDAWVANRPGRALYHYGIDLILNPSASHFAFGKIEVRKRFVLEGSRAFGVSYVYSNLLGNEAGRAIYDGGALIANNGTLLAIGERLSFKDADITTAVIDINLTRLSQIQMHNFEALDDFGNCIEVDFDFPEILPQPNLPQEAVWEHSKCIKEEEFARAMMLGLFDYMRKSYSSGFVISLSGGADSSAITCLCRMLIDFAIAELGWEGFIKKIGYIKGIENLKNADEVAQRLITTAYQATENSGDVTFTAAKELATALKAEFHNLNIDNLVKEYHRIIEVAMGRKLSWETDDIALQNIQARVRAPGIWFFANLKNALLLSTSNRSEAAVGYATMDGDTSGGLSPIAGIDKEYLRYWLRWLESQGVGEKYTISALSYVNKQQPTAELRPKSSMQTDESDLMPYNILDDIEEYAIRDKRSPIECLLLLEQKYPQTDRLQLKAWVEKFFKLWCRNQWKRERYAPSFHLDDKNLDPKTWCRFPILSGGFGKELQELRDF
- a CDS encoding peptide methionine sulfoxide reductase, which gives rise to MEFTIKKSEEEWKKSLTEEQYRVLRLKGTERSFTGKLYKNKEKGIYTCAACGNELFKSDTKFESGTGWPSYFDVLPKSVVTSTDVSHGMVRTEVMCAKCGGHLGHVFDDGPNPTGMRYCINSVSMDFKKEEDNKKTEDK